One Neovison vison isolate M4711 chromosome 2, ASM_NN_V1, whole genome shotgun sequence genomic window carries:
- the AADACL3 gene encoding arylacetamide deacetylase-like 3: protein MAVPVLLLLQAACVFSMGVGLWVVCNHFLTAEIPAAIGHPMRLRVLHCIFELLVTWGMIFEKLRICSMPQFVRFMHDLVPLKEDPDVVVTDLYYGTIPVKLYQPKVSSCALRPGIVFYHGGGAVMGSLRTHYAICCRLSKESDSVVLAVGYRKLPHHKFPVALRDCIAATTHFLKALNTYGVDPDRVVLCGDSVGGGMATAICQRFLGCPDLPKIRAQILIYASLQAVHFQFPSHQQNKNVPMASQDFAFYCWSNFLDINPSWKSTILKGAHLPAEFWEKYRKWLGTENIPERFKKGTYQPTSVPLNEAAYLETSLALDFRNSPLIAEDEVVSQLPETFIVSCEFDLLRDDSLLYKKRLEDLGVPVTWHHMEDGFHGVLSTLDMGCLHFPCSTRILDAMVHFLKRL from the exons ATGGCAGTCCCGGTCCTGCTTCTCCTCCAGGCGGCCTGCGTGTTCTCCATGGGGGTTGGGCTGTGGGTTGTCTGCAACCATTTCCTCACTGCAGAAATCCCTGCCGCCATCGGCCACCCCATGAGACTGCGGGTCCTGCACTGTATTTTCGAGCTGTTGGTGACGTGG GGGATGATTTTTGAGAAACTGAGAATCTGCTCTATGCCTCAGTTTGTCCGTTTCATGCATGATCTAGTGCCACTCAAGGAGGATCCGGATGTCGTGGTCACAGATCTCTACTATGGGACGATCCCTGTGAAGCTGTATCAGCCCAAGGTGTCCTCCTGCGCCCTCAGGCCTGGCATCGTGTTCTACCACGGCGGCGGGGCAGTCATGGGGAGCCTGA GAACCCACTATGCCATATGCTGTCGTTTGTCCAAGGAAAGTGACTCAGTGGTTCTAGCAGTTGG ATACCGCAAGTTGCCCCACCATAAGTTCCCTGTGGCGCTAAGAGACTGCATTGCAGCTACGACCCACTTCCTAAAGGCCCTAAACACGTACGGGGTCGACCCAGATCGGGTCGTGCtctgtggggacagtgtgggagGGGGGATGGCAACAGCAATCTGTCAAAGATTTTTGGGCTGTCCAGATCTCCCCAAGATCCGTGCTCAGATCCTGATCTACGCCAGTCTCCAGGCTGTGCATTTCCAGTTCCCCTCCCATCAGCAGAACAAGAATGTCCCCATGGCCAGCCAAGACTTTGCCTTCTACTGTTGGAGCAATTTCCTGGACATCAACCCCTCCTGGAAAAGCACTATCCTGAAAGGCGCCCATTTGCCTGCTGAATTCTGGGAAAAATATAGGAAGTGGTTGGGTACAGAAAACATCCCAGAGAGGTTTAAGAAGGGAACCTACCAGCCAACATCTGTGCCCTTGAATGAGGCTGCCTATCTGGAGACAAGCCTCGCGCTGGATTTCAGGAACTCACCCCTGATTGCAGAAGATGAAGTCGTGTCCCAGCTCCCCGAAACGTTCATTGTGAGCTGTGAGTTTGACCTTCTCCGGGATGACTCGCTGTTGTACAAGAAGCGTCTGGAGGACCTGGGGGTCCCAGTGACTTGGCACCACATGGAGGATGGTTTCCATGGAGTGCTTAGTACCTTAGATATGGGCTGTTTGCACTTTCCCTGCTCTACAAGGATTCTGGACGCCATGGTTCATTTTCTAAAGAGGTTGTGA